The Raphanus sativus cultivar WK10039 chromosome 2, ASM80110v3, whole genome shotgun sequence DNA segment TAAACTATAGgtgaaataatatattagtttaatttatcTTAGGCTTAttctataatttaatttattaaattatattagatttctgtttagaaaaaaaattatatatattgtgccCCATATTAGTTAACTTTCTAGATCCGCCCCTGTTAATGAAGATAAAATATGCTCTTCATATATTGGTTTGTGTCCTTACAGAGAAAGATGACATACACATTTGAGTTTTGTAACCTCTTGAATAACTCTTTTTCACAAAGGAAGAGGGAAACAATTAACATATTTGTATCGAGTGAACTCTATCTCTAACTTGAGCTAACTAatgtcagttttttttcttcttctagaaCATCATCATTGAAGCCGAGAAGTCACACTGACGAAGGTGTCTTCAGGACAAGGAATCGTCAATCCACCCATGGGATGATCAAATCCAATCTCTTCCTCAGATTTACCGAGAAGAGCTTGAAAAACAAGGATGGTTTAAATATGAGATTGGCACCAAATATCTCTTCTTTTGGACCTGGTCTTCACCCACGTACACCGCAAGAAACCCCTTTGGCGCTGAAACAGTCCTTTTCCTTGTAGCCACTGCAGAAAGGCCAATGATCCTCTTTGCTCCCAGGAGACCTCTCAACAAAGCCATTTCTTGTGTCTTGAAATTTGAAGCTTCTGAAAAAATGTTAGACGCTCAGATTCAAGGTTGGGATTGCTTTTATTTACTATGAAAAGTTGTCTCTGGATATAAATAGATTGATGAAGGTCTGAGAACCACCCTAGAACCATTGAAAGTATGGGACATGCACAAACAGAGTTTCACATGGTTCTGTCTTCTAGATTTGATAGATGACAAGAAACTAAACCTAACGAGCATTATCTGTTTGTTTTCTCATGTCTGTATAATaaatgaagagaagaagtgAAGGTACTCATTTTTTAATGTACAACTGTCCTGTGTGAACGTAGTTGTGTTTGGATTAATCAAAGAACAAACCTAACATGTGACAGAGACTTGCTGTTCTGTTGTTGAGAAACTTCAAGTCCCCACTTTGAgttctttttaatcaaattcTTTTAGACCACAGAGTCATGAGGGAATATGATCACCACAGAACATGAAAAAAGAGTCATGTTATTATAGACACTAGCATAAGACCAACCTACAAAACATTGAGAAAAAGCCCTTGTGAATTGTATATTGAgtatgtttttagtttattgtCCCACACGCAATCAATCCAAATcacattaaactaaaacaaagcCATGTGAAACTTTGCTCTAGCCTGTCCTACACTCACAAGTTTCAAGGACTTTCCATAGAGGTTTCAGATCATTCATTCAtctttctatatatacatatgacaTTACCCATTCTTTCTATCATCAACCAACAAATTACAAGCAATAGTCCAATAACTTTAAATCTTTTCATACATTTTCAGAAGCTTCAAAAGAATTCAATCTTTCACAtaaaagaactagaaatggcTTTTGTGAGAAGTTTATTGGGTGCAAAGAAGATTCTTGGCCGATCCATAACAGCAACAGCTTCTACAAGCAAAAGAGCAACCATGGCGGCACCAAAAGGGTTTCTTGCGGTGTACGTGGGGGAGAGTCAGAAGAAGAGATATGTGGTGCCAATCTCATACTTGAGCCAGCCTTCGTTTCAAGCTCTTCTCACTAAATCAGAAGAAGAGTTTGGGTTCGATCATCCAATGGGTGGCTTAGCGATCCTTTGTCCTGAGGATACTTTCATCAATGTGACTTCTCGGCTTCATTGATGTTTATCCACCATTTTATTCTTAGGATTAGAGTTAGACTTGTTCATTGtatatagataattttttttaacattacgTAGATCGAATTCTGTTTATAAATTGAATTCTGTTTTCATGCAATCGACACGATCATGTCAATACAATTAGGAAACttttttttcagaaatacattaaaattttggatattaaaatcaaataaaatctttAACAAAGTATATGATACTATCatctaaaccaaaataaaactattaacaTATCTCAAGTTTTGACttttacaaatatatgttttcatataaaatacaaaacagcaaaataaaaattatcatattCTTAGAGTAGTGAAATTTAGTACACTAGATAATACATTTATGTATAAAACTAACTAGGGCTTAAAACATATACTGTACATATTGTCTTGCAACTCACGTAACAGTGAGAGAAAACAACAATGATGTAATCCCATGTATCTCTCTTGTATATTCTTTACTTAGAACTAACTTAAACAGTGAAGCGCTGTTCAAAGTCAATCAATCAACGATCCATTTCTTAATTAAGATTTGATTTAGGGATCATGTGAAACTCTGTTGGTGTAGACAACAAGTTTCAACTCATTTCATTGATTCATCAGTATATTGTGAAACAGaacaaacactttttttttttcagaacaaACACTTCATTTCATTAACACTCAAGCAATCCAAAGACTTGAATACTATCTTTAAGAATCCCAAATTTAAGATGgatttataattttaagaaaGCTTTCTGCAATTCGCATAGACAGCTTTAATGacaataaaattaacaattcACATTGAGATTTGTAATATCTTGAACAACTCGTTTCTCACAAAGAAGGTTGACCTGTTTACATTGAATCATTCTAACTCGAACTACATAACGTtagatctctcttctcttcgGATCACTTTCCCTTTAGCCAAGAAGTTACGTTGATGAAGGCATCTTCAGGACAATGGAGCGTTAAGACACCCATCGGATGATGAAAACAAAACTCTTCTTCAAATTTACTGAGCAGAGCTTGAAACGATGGCTGGTTCAAATATGAGACAGGGACTATGTATCTCTTCTTCTGGACCTGATCCTCGCCAACGTATACGGCAAGAAACCCTTTTGGTGTAGTAGCCGTTACAGAGCGACTCAGGATCTTCTTTGCACCCAAAAGACTTCTCACCAAAGCCATTTATCGTCtcttaaaaatcaaaactgaaaATGTGTTGAGGCTAACAAGTTGAATGCTGAGATTCAAGACAATTTTTTGGTAAATAGAGATTCAAGCTTTTGATTGCTTTACTACTTGGTGCTGTGAAGAATTAGTTCTGTCTTTGGATATTTAAATAGATCAATGAAGAAGTTAGAACCACCCTGGAACAAATGAAAATGTGGTCTACAACTACAAGCGTGGGACATGCAAGAACagtaatgaaatattaatattatcaaCATTACATACACTTCATATTTCATAAGGGCTTGTTTCGTCGGtgtatttataattaataaaaagaaaaaatgagatACTGCAACCTTCTCTtgtctaaaataaaacattaatagGTTTAGTTTCTTAATGAGGTGGTGGACCTTAAGTTGCCTACCAAGAGAACAAGAATGACACATTCATTTTCAGAGGACATGATCCTAGTTgtggatatcatcaaagaaCAACTTGACATGTGACAAAGACTTGTTGTCCTGTTGTTGAGCACCTTCAGGTCCCCACTATAAgttcttattaattaaatttaggTAGACCACAGATATGAGAGAATATGATCACCACAGAACATGAAGAACAGAAACTTGCTGGTCTTTATTACTGACAGTACCATGTCTTATCTAAACAAACATTGAGAAAACAAGCCCTTGTTTATTGCATATCGAGCATGTACTTAGTTTCTTGTCCTATACCCAATTAATTATCTCAACAATTAATACAAATTGCATTAAACTTAAAGTTTCCAAATGCCAAAGACAGAAACATGTGTAACTCTGTTCTAGTCTGTCCAACGCTCCAAGACCACAAATTTCAAAGATTTTTCAGTCTCCAAATCATTTATTGATCTATATATAATACCCATACGCAACTCTCTCAATCATCAATCAACAAGCAGAAATCCAATAACTTGAATATTTTCATACATTTGCTCAAAAGCTTCAAAAGAATTCACACTTTCAGACAAAAATATAGATATGGCTTTGATGAGAAGTCTATTGAGTGCAAAGAAGATTATTGGTCGCTCCGTAACAGAAACAGCTTCTACAAGCAAAAGAGCAGCCTCAGCAGCACCACCAAAAGGGTTTCTTGCGGTGTACGTAGGAGAGAGCCAGAAGAAGAGATTTGTGGTGCCTATTTCATACTTGAACCAGCCTTCGTTTCAAGCTCTTCTCAGTAAATCAGAGGAAGAGTTTGGGTTTGATCATCCGATGGGTGGCTTAACCATTCCTTGTCCTGAGGATACTTTCATCAGTGTGACTTCTCGGTTTCGGTGATGTTAATCACCATTTTGTTCTTAGAGTTAGAGTTAGACTAatacattgtatatatatatatatatatatatatatatgaatctGTACACTTTCTTCTCGAAAGAGTTTTCCCAAAATGTTATAAAATGCAATCAGTTTTGATGCAATCGACACGATCTCATGTCAATACGTTTTGGATCGATCAAAATGAAATACACAACAATAGaagaaactaaattattattctCTGATTATGATATTTAAGGCTAATCGATATCCGGATCCGTGGCGCAATGGTAGCGCGTCTGACTCCAGATCAGAAGGTTGCGTGTTCGATTCACGTCGGGTTCAAAATCCCGAACATTATCCGGAACATTTTTGCTTCAGTGTAAAGATTTTCCCTCCGGTTTTGCTGTCTTTCATCCGGTTTCACTAGGAGGCTAATCTTGTTTGAACTCAAGCATAACCGAAGATACTTGTTCCGGTCTCCCGCCAAACACTAAACAACAAGCAACGTACCCAACAACTTGAATCTTTTCACATCTGCATGAGCCTCagaaaaatttcaaactttacAGAAGAAGATGGCTTTGATGAGAAACAGCTTCTTCAAGCAAAAGAGCAACCATGGCGGCGCCAAAAGGATTTCTTGccgtgtatgtatatattataacaaATCATGGCTACATATATATAAGTGAAAATGTTGAAAGAGGAAATATAACCATTGGTCTGCATGGTATAAAGATTTAGCATTTGTTCATGTAAATACTGTTCGGGAATCGATTTGAGAAGGGCGTAACAATTGTGGCAGAAAACTAAAGCAACTTATTTGCTTTTCATTGTTTGTGTTTCGGTAATTTGAGACAGCCTTTGTTTCAAGCTCTCCTTAGTAAATCTGAAGAAGAGTTTGGTTTCAATCATCCAATGTGTAGCTTAACAATCCCTTGTCATGAAGATACTTTCATCAATGTTACTTCTGGGCTTCAGTGATGATTAGTCACCATTTTGTTCTTAGAACTAGAGTTAGATTTATTCATTGTATATAGATGCATCTTTACTCTTTCTTCTTGATTAGGTTTTTTTAAAAGGTTATAAAATGACTTCAGCTTTCATGCAATCGACACGATCATGTCAATACGTTTTGGCTCGATCTCTGAAATGAAACACACAACACTGGAAGAACCTGAAATTATAATTGACTCATGGTTGAATAAGGGTGGGCAAAAAAACTGAATCGAACTGAGTCAAACCGAACCAATAGAACCGAGTTAAAACCGAACTAAACTAGTTATGATTTACTTTGGTTTGAAAAATTCTagaaccgaattaaccaaactgaaccgaaaccgaatctATAAAATAGCCGAAGTGTCATTCCTATTGCctataacatttatattttgttcaaagataataatctaaaataagtAGATTACATTATATGTTTgattttatgtttggttttacgtttaaaaataaattattgatttagTTCTATATTGGATTTAGttcacataatttattttttattgtcaCCAACATGATGATTTCATGACCATGCGTTGATGTCAAAACATGATTTCTCCTAAAAGAACTAACCTAAAAAAAATCCGATTAAACCGAACTGAAACACAAACCGGTTTTGCTACCTTTCATCCGGTTCCACTTAGgagtataatgtggtttgaactCAATTTATTATAACCGAAAATAATTGTTCCGGTCTGAATCGGCTTCTGGTCTTCCCGCCAAACACTAACACGACACAAGGAGAGCGAAAACATTGGTCTGCATGGTATAAAAGATTTAgaagacaaacaaaaagaatcaagaaagaggGAATAAAACCATAGTAGCATACGTACGAAATCAGATTAGGGTTTGAAGAAAGCATAATCATGGTGGATTGTACTGTACGTAAGAGAATGAAACCTAAAAACAGAGAACTCTCTTTCTAGCATGTGTTCATTCATGTTATTCTTTTCGGGAAATTGAAATGAGAAGAGAGTAGCAGTTTTGGCAGAGAACTAAAGCAATTTAAACCACATTTAGATTTAAAGaatccaaagagaaaaaaaaattgaaggcTCGTAGCTTTTCATTGTTTGTGTTTTGGTTGCACATTCATTTAGCTTGGGAGACAAAACATTGTGAAACTATTCACATTGTAAAACGTTAACATATTTACATTAAATGGTTATATCTCTAACTAATGTTGGTTTTCTTCTTTTGGAGTATCATCATTGCAACAAAGCCGTCCCATTAATGAAGGTATCTTCAGGGCAAGGGATCGTTAAGCCATCCATTGGATGATCAAATCCAAACTCTTCATCGGATCTACCGAGAAGCGCTTGAAAAGAAGGCTGCTTTAGATATGATATTGGCACCAAATATCTTTTCTTCTGGACCTGGTCTTCACCAACGTACACTGCAAGAAACCCATTTGGCGCTGAAACTGTATTTTTGCTTGTAGCTGTTACAGAAAGACCAATAATCCGCTTTGCACCCAAGTGACCTCTCAACAGAGCCATTTTTGTCTCTGGAAACtggaaatttgaaatttgaagcTTCTGAAAAAATGTTAGATGCTCAGGTTGAAGGTTTGAATTGCTTTAGTTACTACTTGGTGATTTGAAGAATTGAAGACTTGGTTCTTTCTCCGGATGTATAAATAGATTAATGATGGACAGACAGCCACTCTGCAATTGAAAAGTCTGGGACATGCACAAATAAAGTTTCACATGGTTCTGTCTTCAAGATATGATAGATGACACTAAACGAAACCTAACGAGATGTTCAATTTTTTTACGTAACTGTCATGTACTCCTGTGTGATCCTAGTTGTGGATATAATCAAAGAACAACTTAACGTGTGACATAGACTTGTTGTTCTGTTGTTGCGAAACTTCAGGTCCCCACTTATAGTTCTTATTGATAAAATCCATTTAGACCACAGAGATGATGGAATATGATCACCACAGAACATGAAGAACAGAAACTTGCTGGCCTTTATTATTGACAACTCCATGTCTTATCTAAACAAACATTGAGAAAACAAGACCTTGTGAATTGCATTTCGTATTTAGTGTATTCTCCCGCACACAATTAATAATCTCATCAAGAAAAATAGCATTATTTTCCAATTGGTAAAGACAGAACCATGTGAAATTCTGCTCTAGTCTGTGTCCCACACTTCAAGACCACAGGTCCATAAGCTTCAAGGATTTATTTCAGAGACGTTTCAACTCAATTGttgatttttctatatatacatCACATTACCCATTATTTCTATCATCAACCAAACAACAAGAAATATTTCAATAACTTGAATCATTACATAAGATCTTCAGAAGCTTCAAAAGGAttcaaactttcaaaaaaaaaactagaaatgGCTTTCGTGAGAAATCTATTGGGCGTAAAGAAGATTCTTGGAAGCTCTGTAACAGCAGCTTCTACCAGCAAAAGAGCAATATCGGAGGCACCAAAAGGGTTTCTTGCGGTGTACGTAGGGGAGAGTCAAAAAAAGAGATATGTGGTGCCAATCTCATACTTGAGCCAGCCTTCGTTTCAAGCTCTTCTTAGCAAATCAGAAGAAGAGTTTGGTTTCAATCATCCAATGGGTGGCTTAACGATCCCTTGTCCTGAAGATGCCTTCATCGCTGTGACTTCTAGGCTCATATGATATGATTAACCAACATATTGTATTCAAATTAGACATAGACTTGTTCCTTGTaaatacatgagattttttgtTACTCTTTCTTCTTGAAAGAGCTGTTCTAAAAGTTTTGAGAGTATATACCACAATCATGATTCATGTTAAATTTATACGTTTTGGATCATTAAAAAGAaacgttacaaaaaaaaaaggaacattaAAAAGAAATGACAACACAAATTgaacaaatattaaattatgtataaCCCATAATCTGCAAGAAGATGTCGTTCTTGAGATTTCTTCTGTTGCTCTCTTTTACCGTTTTGTTTGCTCTTCATCTC contains these protein-coding regions:
- the LOC108840521 gene encoding auxin-responsive protein SAUR21, which produces MTLPILSIINQQITSNSPITLNLFIHFQKLQKNSIFHIKELEMAFVRSLLGAKKILGRSITATASTSKRATMAAPKGFLAVYVGESQKKRYVVPISYLSQPSFQALLTKSEEEFGFDHPMGGLAILCPEDTFINVTSRLH
- the LOC130506972 gene encoding auxin-responsive protein SAUR21-like, with protein sequence MALVRSLLGAKKILSRSVTATTPKGFLAVYVGEDQVQKKRYIVPVSYLNQPSFQALLSKFEEEFCFHHPMGVLTLHCPEDAFINVTSWLKGK
- the LOC108840455 gene encoding auxin-responsive protein SAUR23-like, which gives rise to MALMRSLLSAKKIIGRSVTETASTSKRAASAAPPKGFLAVYVGESQKKRFVVPISYLNQPSFQALLSKSEEEFGFDHPMGGLTIPCPEDTFISVTSRFR
- the LOC108841064 gene encoding auxin-responsive protein SAUR21, producing MALLRGHLGAKRIIGLSVTATSKNTVSAPNGFLAVYVGEDQVQKKRYLVPISYLKQPSFQALLGRSDEEFGFDHPMDGLTIPCPEDTFINGTALLQ
- the LOC108840402 gene encoding auxin-responsive protein SAUR19-like; translation: MAFVRNLLGVKKILGSSVTAASTSKRAISEAPKGFLAVYVGESQKKRYVVPISYLSQPSFQALLSKSEEEFGFNHPMGGLTIPCPEDAFIAVTSRLI